Proteins encoded by one window of Raphanus sativus cultivar WK10039 unplaced genomic scaffold, ASM80110v3 Scaffold0002, whole genome shotgun sequence:
- the LOC108807847 gene encoding uncharacterized protein LOC108807847, producing the protein MEVFAMKNNFDYIVVKSTRKWWYIRCKDALCNWSVRAESMEGSTYFMINKCEGRHSCAPSSKTKFGKTASARTIGSLIQHQFDDANDGPKANDIIKFMRMEHGIEITYWHAWEAREFAVDAARGIPDHSYAKIPKYLHMIKEANHGTHTDYETDEQGRFKYLFLSFGQSVRGFYNAMRRVIVVDGTFLKNKYRGVLLVATAVDGNSNLYPIGFGVVDSENEDSWEWFLRQLKVVIPDSKDLAFISDRNASIAKGIGTVYPQSKHGICIHHLLTNVVANFKTKGLTALVEKASRTYRYPEFQARITEIFDISPELGRYLREADVRKWARSIFPGDRYDIRTTNAAESINSVLRTPREYPVIPLLDSIRELMTRWFYERRELSSKHLDPLTIKVEKKIDRRIVKAKGFQVYKVDNFRSHVKGDIYDCNVDLERRTCTCGKFNIGKIPCRHAIPAIYSQVHRFTDDLYNTSTWRTAYAESINPIAVPQSDWIVPDAVNLAKVLPPESRKSAGRPVKRRYEGVEDKIKSSQGSRKNKKHKCSRCGTEGHKRGTCDLPI; encoded by the exons ATGGAAGTTTTTGCGATGAAGAATAATTTTGATTACATTGTTGTCAAGTCGACGAGGAAGTGGTGGTATATTCgatgtaaggatgcattgtgcaACTGGAGTGTTCGGGCAGAAAGTATGGAAGGGTCTACATATTTCATGATCAATAAGTGTGAGGGAAGACATTCTTGTGCCCCTTCGAGTAAAACCAAATTTGGAAAAACCGCATCGGCAAGAACAATTGGGAGTCTGATTCAACATCAATTTGATGATGCTAACGATGGTCCAAAGGCAAATGACATCATCAAATTTATGCGGATGGAGCATGGTATTGAGATTACCTATTGGCACGCTTGGGAAGCTCGCGAATTTGCAGTTGATGCTGCAAGAGGTATACCAGATCACAGTTACgctaaaataccaaaatatttgcatATGATTAAAGAAGCTAATCATGGTACACATACTGACTATGAAACCGATGAGCAAGGGAGATTCAAGTATCTTTTTTTGTCCTTTGGACAATCAGTAAGAGGATTCTACAATGCAATGCGAAGGGTGATTGTTGTTGATGGAacttttctgaaaaataaatatagaggAGTTCTACTTGTTGCTACTGCTGTGGATGGTAACTCTAATTTGTATCCGATTGGATTTGGAGTGGTAGATTCAGAGAATGAAGATTCATGGGAGTGGTTCCTCAGACAGCTGAAAGTTGTCATACCTGATAGTAAAGACTTGGCTTTTATCTCAGATAGAAATGCGTCAATTGCTAAAGGTATTGGGACTGTCTACCCTCAATCAAAACATGGAATTTGCATTCACCACTTGTTGACCAATGTGGTAGCAAATTTCAAGACAAAAGGGTTGACTGCCTTGGTTGAGAAGGCTTCGCGAACATATAGGTACCCTGAATTTCAGGCTCGGATCACTGAAATTTTTGATATCAGTCCTGAGCTTGGAAGATATCTACGGGAGGCTGATGTGCGAAAATGGGCTCGTTCTATTTTCCCTGGAGACAGGTATGACATCAGGACCACAAATGCTGCAGAGTCGATAAATTCTGTTCTGAGAACACCTAGAGAATATCCAGTTATTCCTTTGCTTGATAGTATAAGAGAACTGATGACTCGATGGTTCTACGAGCGTCGCGAGTTGAGCTCGAAGCATCTTGATCCTTTAACGATTAAGGTGGAGAAAAAGATTGATAGGAGAATAGTGAAAGCAAAAGGATTTCAGGTGTACAAGGTTGACAACTTCAGGTCGCATGTGAAAGGAGACATATATGATTGTAATGTTGACTTGGAAAGAAGAACATGCACATGTGGGAAGTTCAATATAGGAAAAATACCTTGTCGACACGCCATTCCTGCGATTTATTCACAAG TACACAGATTTACAGATGACTTGTACAACACTTCAACGTGGAGAACTGCATATGCTGAAAGCATAAATCCAATAGCAGTTCCACAGTCTGATTGGATTGTACCAGATGCAGTAAATCTTGCCAAGGTTTTACCACCGGAGTCAAGAAAGAGTGCTGGTCGACCAGTTAAGAGAAGGTATGAAGGTGTTGAAGACAAGATAAAATCTTCTCAAGGATCAAGAAAGAATAAAAAGCACAAGTGCAGCCGTTGTGGTACTGAAGGACACAAGAGAGGAACTTGCGATTTACCCATCTAG
- the LOC108807848 gene encoding uncharacterized protein LOC108807848, with protein MSLELPKRIFKEGEEPQVNQINNNCRIEYIITKFKTWLPNELAAVKKDPVFSQIFKLHDNGLGYSARVIHSFLCRELVTYKQKELWFVFARRALRFSLQEFHAVTGFECNTGISLTEFDDWEDDDGFWSRVLRTKDTTITLFNLWNKHKLSVNKWKNADRIRLIYLALILCVVLARDEKAIIPFKYIKLVMDLEKLRRYPWGVDAYDHLCKSIAKTRDTLKDKTSSYVLDGFSYALQIWAMEAVPKIGKLCGKRLDKQFSNGPRCINWRGAAKVSYDEIIRLEEIITPEDVMYPYISWEGNMVVIVSDIFRRDDEVEDDRVKVLMELIRKNHDFSNHIWEYEEIAEVSLDLEAEAPTPVAATEVDQDFQTPQGSSNVGVTAKKGKKRLPDRGMEKRKHKVLSSRSNQAPFTEEMKAFMTQLFEQSFSGMEQRLQKQMTETFEKMQSELKESCKAASEEVEHGAPSPSKPSTREPSPSKPSTSEPSLRRSKRGESSPTRVDLNFSEAEDIFEGIGTQGVERLSQASHVPNFDPSQNSKEEDWWTPMTSARVSKKKPAKGNTAPPPAEWERWTKAKGKGLHLSDTPLPQDGSPESSLYHFGEDSWNRFTAWSLNPKPLPIGPSILNLSVATRMVCLGQWLGNEEMDAFMFIWRVNTTLERWAPRRVAFMNAMFCLQINAAYNNFSVDRRGYDLPDFLLGYGRGELPSHGRNDQVWGVDVDRLYFPLFVNGNHWIAVCINIIEKRVQVFDCSRGRNRQHVEKFAALIPRIVKAVAPPQSKKQLLLQPYSIVEVPMKARLNKSCCDCGVYALKHLECHLLGLDLSLVDDENIQGCRQKIAVDLWEATHDPIYAEAMKQYVPSPWERSGSYDLED; from the exons ATGTCTCTGGAGTTACCAAAGAGGATATTTAAGGAGGGTGAGGAGCCCCAAGTGAATCAGATCAACAACAATTGCAGGATCGAGTACATCATTACAAAGTTCAAAACCTGGCTCCCGAATGAGTTGGCGGCTGTGAAGAAGGATCCTGTTTTTTCTCAGATTTTTAAGCTTCATGACAATGGTCTTGGGTACTCCGCGCGAGTGATACACAGCTTCTTGTGTAGGGAGCTGGTGACTTACAAGCAAAAGGAGCTTTGGTTTGTCTTTGCGAGAAGAGCACTTCGTTTTTCTTTACAAGAATTCCACGCAGTAACCGGATTTGAGTGCAACACTGGTATCTCTCTTACCGAGTTTGATGATtgggaagatgatgatggtttCTGGAGCAGGGTGTTGAGGACCAAAGATACAACAATTACACTCTTCAACTTGTGGAATAAGCACAAGTTATCGGTCAACAAGTGGAAGAATGCTGATCGGATTCGACTTATCTACTTGGCACTCATTCTTTGCGTGGTTttagcaagagatgagaaggcTATTATCCCCTTCAAATACATCAAGCTGGTCATGGATCTTGAGAAGCTTCGAAGGTATCCTTGGGGTGTTGATGCGTATGACCACCTCTGCAAGTCAATAGCCAAAACGCGTGACACACTGAAGGATAAGACTAGTAGTTATGTACTAGATGGTTTCTCCTACGCCTTACAGATTTGGGCTATGGAAGCTGTACCAAAGATTGGGAAGCTATGTGGAAAAagattggacaaacaattcagtAATGGTCCTAGATGCATCAACTGGAGGGGAGCTGCAAAGGTGTCATATGATGAGATCATTCGTTTGGAGGAAATTATTACACCTGAG GATGTCATGTATCCATACATCTCATGGGAAGGGAATATGGTTGTAATCGTAAGTGATATATTTCGCCGAGATGATGAAGTGGAGGATGATAGAGTGAAGGTCCTGATGGAGTTGATAAGGAAGAACCATGACTTCAGTAATCATATATGGGAATATGAAGAAATTGCAGAGGTTTCTTTAGATCTTGAAGCTGAAGCACCCACTCCAGTTGCAGCAACTGAGGTTGATCAAGATTTTCAGACACCACAAGGGTCAAGTAATGTGGGCGTTACAGCAAAGAAGGGCAAGAAGAGGCTCCCTGATCGTGGAATGGAAAAAAGGAAGCATAAGGTTCTCTCAAGCCGATCAAACCAAGCCCCTTTTACTGAAGAGATGAAGGCTTTTATGACACAATTGTTTGAGCAAAGTTTCAGTGGAATGGAACAAAGGCTACAAAAACAGATGACTGAGACATTTGAGAAAATGCAGTCAGAGCTGAAAGAATCTTGTAAGGCTGCAAGCGAGGAAGTTGAGCATGGAGCGCCTTCACCAAGCAAGCCATCTACTAGAGAGCCTTCACCAAGCAAGCCATCTACTAGCGAGCCATCTTTGAGGAGGTCCAAACGCGGG GAATCATCCCCGACTCGAGTTGATCTAAATTTCAGTGAAGCCGAGGATATTTTCGAAGGGATAGGTACGCAAGGTGTTGAACGATTATCACAGGCCTCTCATGTACCCAACTTTGATCCTTCTCAGAACAGTAAGGAAGAAGACTGGTGGACTCCAATGACTTCAGCCCgagtttcaaaaaagaaacCAGCGAAAGGAAATACAGCTCCACCGCCGGCAGAGTGGGAGAGATGGACTAAAGCAAAAGGTAAAGGACTTCATCTTAGTGATACACCATTGCCTCAAGATGGTTCTCCGGAGTCGTCACTTTATCATTTCGGCGAAGATTCATGGAATCGATTCACGGCATGGTCTTTGAATCCTAAACCTTTACCAATTGGTCCATCAATCTTAAACTTGTCGGTAGCTACAAGGATGGTATGTCTTGGACAATGGCTTGGGAATGAG GAAATGGATGCTTTCATGTTCATATGGCGAGTGAACACCACTTTGGAGCGTTGGGCCCCAAGACGTGTTGCGTTCATGAACGCTATGTTTTGCTTACAAATAAATGCTGCATACAACAATTTCTCGGTTGACAGAAGAGGCTATGACTTGCCTGATTTTCTTCTTGGATATGGTAGAGGTGAGCTTCCATCTCACGGGCGGAATGATCAAGTTTGGGGTGTTGATGTAGATCGTCTCTACTTTCCTCTATTTGTGAATG GTAATCACTGGATTGCTGTCTGCATCAACATCATTGAGAAAAGGGTGCAAGTCTTTGATTGCAGTCGAGGAAGGAATAGGCAACACGTTGAGAAGTTTGCTGCTTTGATTCCAAGGATAGTGAAGGCTGTGGCACCACCTCAAAGCAAGAAACAACTACTTCTTCAGCCATATTCTATCGTAGAGGTACCTATGAAGGCACGATTGAATAAGTCTTGTTGTGATTGCGGGGTGTACGCACTGAAACACTTGGAATGCCACCTCCTTGGTCTCGACCTCAGTCTAGTGGATGACGAAAACATCCAGGGTTGCAGACAGAAGATTGCTGTGGACTTATGGGAGGCTACACACGATCCCATTTATGCAGAGGCTATGAAACAATATGTCCCCTCACCTTGGGAGAGGTCTGGGTCCTATGATCTCGAAGACTAG